From one Prosthecobacter dejongeii genomic stretch:
- a CDS encoding c-type cytochrome domain-containing protein, producing the protein MSSATLRLSLLAFAAAGATASLPAAVNFEKQILPVLEAKCLSCHKAAFMEDGKLKKPKADLRLDAAWAMLKGAESGPALVPGNLAKSYMYEVVNLPKDDDMFMPPKGDPMTPDEIKLLKEWIEGGADFGGWKGNMEGAPKEAEPAKAAVTKVREHETFYAKLQEGVKPAETAAIDQAKAGGAQIATLKMDSPLLRADFLTGVSKCTDETITVLLPLKEQVAQIDLGRTAITDTALKTLAQFPRLASLDLRQTKITDAGLASLAGLKNLQNLNLFGTAITDTGVKHLSGIKSLKTVSLYQTQATPAAVKELTDAIPGIKVTLK; encoded by the coding sequence ATGTCTTCCGCGACGCTTCGTTTATCCCTTTTAGCTTTCGCCGCTGCCGGTGCCACCGCTTCCCTGCCCGCAGCAGTGAACTTTGAAAAGCAGATCCTCCCCGTGCTGGAGGCTAAGTGCCTCAGCTGCCACAAGGCGGCTTTTATGGAAGATGGGAAGCTGAAGAAACCCAAAGCCGACCTCCGCCTGGATGCGGCTTGGGCCATGCTGAAAGGGGCTGAAAGTGGCCCTGCGCTGGTACCAGGAAATTTGGCCAAGAGCTACATGTATGAAGTCGTCAACCTGCCCAAAGATGATGACATGTTCATGCCCCCGAAGGGCGACCCCATGACGCCGGATGAAATCAAGCTGCTGAAGGAGTGGATCGAAGGCGGGGCAGACTTTGGTGGCTGGAAGGGGAACATGGAAGGTGCCCCCAAAGAAGCTGAGCCTGCCAAAGCTGCGGTGACCAAAGTGCGCGAGCATGAGACCTTCTACGCCAAGCTTCAAGAAGGTGTGAAACCCGCCGAAACTGCCGCCATTGATCAAGCCAAAGCAGGCGGGGCACAGATAGCGACGCTCAAAATGGACAGCCCTTTGCTGCGTGCGGACTTCCTCACGGGAGTGTCCAAATGCACGGACGAAACCATCACCGTTTTATTGCCTTTGAAAGAGCAGGTGGCCCAGATTGACCTTGGCCGCACAGCCATCACAGACACCGCATTGAAGACACTGGCGCAATTCCCACGCCTAGCCTCGTTAGACCTGCGCCAGACCAAAATCACTGATGCAGGTCTGGCATCCCTCGCTGGTTTAAAGAATCTGCAAAACCTCAATCTCTTCGGCACGGCCATCACCGATACCGGGGTCAAGCATCTCAGTGGCATCAAGTCCCTCAAAACCGTTTCCCTCTACCAAACCCAGGCCACGCCAGCAGCCGTGAAAGAGCTGACAGACGCCATCCCTGGCATCAAGGTCACCCTCAAGTAA
- the glpK gene encoding glycerol kinase GlpK, with product MKYILALDQGTTSSRSILFDKKGKVIATAQKEFTQHYPQPGWVEHDAAEIWSTQLRTMKEVLKKAKATGKDIAAIGITNQRETTVAWNKKTGQPVGKAIVWQDRRTAAFCDKLKAKGAESMIRHKTGLVVDAYFSATKMNWMLKHVPETKELAKAGDLAFGTVDSWLLWNLTGGQVHATDVSNASRTMLYDITQGGWDVELMKLFGVPASTLPEVLPSSGIFGETSLLGGSIPIAGIAGDQQAALFGQVCTTPGMVKNTYGTGCFMLMHTGTKRIASGNNLLTTVAWQLGDGELEYAVEGSVFIAGAVVQWLRDGLGIIKKSSEVEALAAQVPDAGGVYLVPAFAGLGAPHWDQYARGLMCGITRGTTKAHIARAALEGIAYQVTDILHAMQADAGVKLRELRVDGGASNNNLMMQFQADLLGVPVVRPVVTETTALGAAYLAGLGTGFWKNQAEIATQWQTERRFEPAMKAPQRKKLLSGWNRALERTKGA from the coding sequence ATGAAATACATCCTCGCGCTCGATCAAGGGACCACCAGCAGCCGCAGCATTCTGTTTGATAAGAAGGGCAAGGTCATCGCCACGGCGCAGAAGGAGTTTACCCAGCATTACCCCCAACCAGGCTGGGTGGAGCATGACGCGGCGGAGATCTGGAGCACCCAGCTCCGCACGATGAAAGAAGTCTTGAAAAAGGCCAAGGCCACAGGCAAAGACATCGCGGCCATCGGCATCACCAATCAGCGAGAAACCACCGTCGCCTGGAATAAGAAAACGGGCCAGCCGGTGGGCAAGGCCATCGTCTGGCAGGACCGCCGCACCGCCGCCTTTTGTGATAAGCTGAAGGCCAAGGGGGCAGAGTCCATGATCCGTCATAAAACCGGCCTCGTGGTGGATGCCTACTTCTCTGCGACGAAGATGAACTGGATGCTCAAGCATGTGCCTGAGACCAAGGAACTGGCCAAGGCGGGCGACCTCGCTTTTGGCACCGTGGATTCCTGGCTGCTGTGGAATCTGACGGGCGGCCAGGTGCATGCCACGGATGTCAGCAATGCCTCGCGCACCATGCTCTATGACATCACCCAAGGTGGCTGGGATGTAGAGCTGATGAAACTCTTTGGCGTGCCTGCTTCCACCTTGCCTGAGGTGCTTCCCTCCAGTGGTATCTTCGGGGAGACCTCTTTGTTAGGCGGTAGCATTCCCATCGCAGGCATAGCGGGGGATCAGCAGGCAGCCTTGTTTGGCCAGGTGTGCACCACCCCTGGCATGGTGAAGAACACCTATGGCACGGGTTGTTTCATGCTCATGCACACCGGCACGAAGCGCATCGCCTCCGGCAATAATCTTCTAACCACCGTGGCCTGGCAGTTGGGCGATGGTGAGTTGGAGTATGCGGTGGAAGGCAGTGTCTTCATCGCCGGCGCCGTGGTGCAATGGCTGCGCGATGGGCTGGGCATCATCAAAAAATCTTCGGAGGTGGAGGCCCTGGCGGCCCAGGTTCCCGATGCAGGCGGTGTTTACCTCGTGCCTGCCTTCGCAGGGCTCGGTGCCCCCCACTGGGATCAATATGCGCGCGGACTCATGTGCGGCATCACCCGGGGCACCACGAAGGCCCACATCGCACGCGCGGCCCTGGAAGGCATCGCTTATCAGGTGACGGATATTCTCCACGCCATGCAGGCAGATGCAGGGGTAAAGCTGCGTGAGTTGCGCGTGGATGGCGGGGCCAGTAACAACAACCTCATGATGCAGTTCCAGGCCGATCTCCTCGGCGTGCCCGTCGTGCGCCCCGTGGTCACAGAGACCACCGCCTTAGGCGCAGCTTACCTCGCAGGCCTCGGTACCGGCTTCTGGAAAAACCAGGCCGAAATCGCCACCCAGTGGCAGACCGAACGCCGCTTTGAACCTGCTATGAAAGCCCCCCAGCGCAAGAAGCTCCTTTCAGGCTGGAACCGTGCACTGGAGAGGACCAAAGGGGCGTAG
- a CDS encoding glucose-1-phosphate adenylyltransferase, with amino-acid sequence MPTRIETDALLRRSTLAIVMGGGAGTRLFPLTKDRAKPAVPLAGKYRLVDIPISNCINSGVRQVYVLTQYNSASLNRHIARTYKFDQFSRGFIEVLAAQQTPQGERWYQGTADAVRQNLRYFLEGDHEYFLILSGDQLYRMDFRKVMDQHLMSGAELTIATLPVNAEDATGFGIMKADASGRIHEFVEKPKDPAVLESLRMPDETLKELGLPTEEARYQASMGIYVFNRKALIESLDNDCMDFGKHIIPAALKKYKVHSFNFQGYWEDIGTIRSFFHANLDLCKLVPQYDFFDSSAPIFTHARFLPATKINGAVIREALISDGCIITDAHVETAVIGLRSIIETGTTIRDTIIMGADYYAGAAGTDQSKPAPGIGRNCRIEKVILDKNVHVGDNVVITPEGKPENMDSDLFYIRDGIVVIPKDTVIPAGTWI; translated from the coding sequence ATGCCCACACGAATCGAAACCGATGCTCTCCTCCGGCGTTCCACCTTGGCCATCGTCATGGGTGGGGGGGCGGGAACCCGCCTTTTCCCGCTGACTAAAGACCGCGCAAAACCTGCCGTGCCTCTGGCTGGTAAGTATCGTCTTGTGGACATCCCCATCAGCAACTGCATCAACTCGGGCGTGCGCCAAGTGTATGTGCTGACTCAATATAACAGCGCCTCGCTGAACCGGCACATCGCTCGCACTTACAAGTTCGACCAATTCAGTCGTGGCTTCATCGAAGTGCTCGCCGCTCAGCAGACTCCACAGGGGGAACGCTGGTATCAGGGGACGGCTGATGCGGTGCGGCAAAACCTGCGTTACTTCCTAGAAGGGGATCATGAATATTTCCTCATCCTCAGTGGTGACCAACTTTACCGCATGGACTTTCGCAAAGTGATGGATCAGCACCTCATGAGCGGAGCTGAATTGACCATCGCCACACTCCCTGTAAATGCAGAGGATGCGACAGGTTTTGGCATCATGAAGGCGGATGCCTCAGGCCGTATCCATGAGTTTGTGGAAAAGCCCAAGGACCCTGCCGTGCTGGAGTCCCTGCGCATGCCGGATGAAACGCTCAAGGAGCTAGGCCTGCCTACAGAGGAAGCTCGTTACCAAGCCTCCATGGGCATTTATGTCTTCAATCGCAAGGCCCTCATTGAGAGCTTGGATAATGATTGCATGGATTTCGGCAAGCACATCATCCCGGCTGCGCTGAAGAAGTACAAGGTTCATTCCTTTAACTTCCAGGGTTACTGGGAAGACATCGGCACCATCCGTAGCTTTTTCCATGCTAACTTGGATCTCTGCAAACTGGTCCCCCAGTACGATTTCTTTGATTCTTCGGCGCCTATTTTCACTCATGCCCGGTTCCTTCCTGCCACCAAGATTAACGGAGCTGTCATTCGCGAGGCCCTGATTTCAGATGGCTGCATCATCACTGATGCGCATGTGGAAACGGCGGTCATCGGCCTTCGCTCCATCATTGAGACGGGCACCACCATCCGTGATACCATCATCATGGGCGCTGACTACTATGCTGGCGCTGCGGGCACAGACCAAAGCAAGCCCGCACCCGGCATCGGCCGGAACTGCCGCATTGAAAAGGTCATCCTGGATAAGAACGTCCACGTTGGGGACAACGTGGTCATCACCCCCGAGGGCAAGCCGGAGAATATGGATAGTGACCTGTTTTACATCCGTGATGGCATCGTGGTGATCCCGAAGGACACCGTCATCCCTGCTGGAACCTGGATCTAA
- a CDS encoding GatB/YqeY domain-containing protein produces MPIAQQLTEDMKTAMKAKDTVTLNVVRGLKSAIKYAAIEKFGAEGELEDTDAIAVIRKELKKRQDSVASYEAGGRPDLAETEKAEIAVLEKYLPAAMSADEMEKLVNSVILELGATSKKDMGAVMKLLGERAAGRADNRALSAEVAKRLQ; encoded by the coding sequence ATGCCCATTGCCCAGCAGCTCACTGAAGACATGAAGACCGCCATGAAGGCGAAAGACACCGTGACCCTGAATGTGGTGCGCGGCCTGAAGTCGGCGATCAAGTACGCAGCAATTGAAAAGTTCGGGGCTGAAGGTGAACTGGAGGATACCGACGCCATCGCCGTCATCCGCAAAGAACTCAAAAAGCGCCAGGACTCCGTGGCCAGCTACGAAGCCGGCGGCCGCCCTGACCTTGCCGAAACCGAGAAGGCCGAAATCGCCGTGCTGGAGAAATACCTCCCCGCCGCCATGAGCGCCGACGAAATGGAAAAACTCGTCAATAGCGTGATCCTAGAACTGGGTGCCACCTCCAAAAAAGACATGGGAGCTGTGATGAAACTGCTGGGCGAACGCGCCGCTGGCCGTGCCGACAACCGCGCCCTCTCCGCCGAAGTGGCGAAGAGACTGCAGTAG
- a CDS encoding PQQ-dependent sugar dehydrogenase gives MKPAPKSVIMNALRCLIALLFALPLLGHGAFPALYMKPVCLQQIHSPTNITSAKDGTGRLFICDQPGKIHVFQRGMLLPTPFLDLSNSGLDRVFVGADLTVYSERGLLGMTFHPDFNEPLAPGYRRFYVNYTALPSTPTDNPSTPQDCVTVISEFRVSANDPNVADPSSERILLTYGQPQFNHNGGQIEFGPDGLLYIGSGDGGSANDNNAGHTGGSSVNPRPNGILGNGQDRRVLLGKILRIDPLGTNGPGGQYGIPADNPFVGMQQDFTNDALDGPMRGEIYAYGLRNPWRFCFDSRAGGTNRMYCGDVGQGKVEEVNLITKGGNYGWRYKEGSFVFDGLMSTNGIAPASPTDPIAQYKHPGSDPSIILPELGLSVTGGYVYRGSAIPGMAGKYIFGDYGATSGSANGRLMGLEDTAAGSGTFTLVEALPITTGNPFDLHVLCLGEDEAGEIYVGTKITAGVTQLSEGLPAGGIYKLVFVPPAGTMTLSDAAAIKDTTIYSESDFSNGSGSHFFAGSASTSGIRRAFLSFALNSNTLPSGAYVTGASLQLYVNQQAQSAVAGDFTLHKATASWGEGTSNSDFQSPGPGFGIAAAVGDATWQLRQVNTVGTPPLGTAWSVPGGDFIPTSSAAVNISSTGSVTFSNAQLAVDVQSWINNPSSNLGWCLRGPENDLLVARRFTSRNSTNASQRPRLILQYAFTIPPTHFESWLATHFPDKPIGFFLDEAADLDNDGISNRHEYAYGLSPVVADENSGFTVSTLPGSGSNTLHRLTFRRDSAATDLTYQLQTSADLINWTTIATSIAGTSALGSNGGSVLSDVVQTGTIRLVTVQESLAPVMKTRRFVRLHVQRSF, from the coding sequence ATGAAGCCTGCTCCCAAGTCCGTGATCATGAACGCTCTGCGCTGCCTCATCGCCCTCCTTTTTGCATTGCCCCTGCTGGGCCACGGCGCTTTCCCGGCCTTGTACATGAAGCCGGTTTGTCTTCAGCAGATCCATTCTCCCACTAACATCACTTCGGCTAAAGACGGCACTGGGCGTCTCTTCATCTGTGACCAGCCAGGGAAGATTCATGTTTTCCAGCGTGGCATGCTGCTGCCGACCCCTTTCTTGGATCTTTCTAACAGTGGGCTTGATCGTGTTTTTGTTGGGGCTGATCTCACAGTTTACAGTGAGCGCGGCCTTTTAGGCATGACTTTCCATCCGGATTTCAACGAGCCTCTGGCTCCGGGCTACCGCCGCTTTTATGTGAACTATACGGCGTTACCCAGCACGCCTACCGATAACCCAAGCACGCCCCAAGACTGTGTAACCGTCATCTCAGAGTTCCGAGTCTCTGCCAACGATCCAAATGTGGCGGACCCTAGCAGTGAGCGCATTCTGCTGACCTACGGACAACCTCAGTTCAATCACAACGGCGGTCAGATTGAGTTTGGTCCCGACGGCCTGCTATACATTGGCAGTGGGGATGGCGGCAGCGCCAATGACAACAACGCAGGGCATACGGGTGGCAGTAGCGTCAATCCACGGCCTAACGGCATCTTGGGTAATGGCCAGGATCGTCGAGTCCTACTCGGCAAGATCCTCCGCATTGATCCACTAGGGACCAACGGTCCAGGCGGCCAGTATGGCATCCCAGCAGACAATCCTTTCGTGGGCATGCAGCAGGACTTTACGAACGATGCTCTGGATGGACCTATGCGTGGCGAGATCTACGCCTACGGTCTTCGCAATCCCTGGCGCTTTTGTTTTGATAGCCGCGCAGGTGGGACTAACCGAATGTATTGCGGGGATGTCGGGCAGGGAAAGGTGGAAGAGGTGAACCTCATCACCAAAGGGGGAAATTATGGTTGGCGATATAAAGAAGGTAGCTTCGTCTTTGATGGTCTGATGTCCACCAACGGCATAGCCCCCGCAAGTCCCACGGACCCAATAGCCCAATACAAACATCCGGGCTCAGATCCCTCCATCATTCTGCCAGAACTCGGCCTCTCCGTCACGGGAGGTTATGTCTATCGTGGCAGTGCCATTCCAGGCATGGCTGGCAAGTACATCTTTGGGGATTACGGCGCTACCTCCGGGAGCGCGAATGGTCGCCTCATGGGCCTGGAGGACACAGCCGCTGGCAGTGGCACGTTCACCTTGGTGGAGGCGCTCCCTATCACTACTGGCAACCCCTTTGACCTCCATGTACTCTGTCTGGGCGAAGATGAAGCTGGCGAGATCTACGTGGGGACAAAAATCACAGCAGGCGTAACTCAACTCAGCGAGGGGCTGCCTGCGGGGGGCATTTACAAACTTGTTTTTGTTCCACCTGCCGGAACCATGACCTTGAGTGATGCTGCCGCGATTAAAGACACGACGATTTATTCAGAAAGCGATTTCAGCAACGGTTCCGGATCCCATTTTTTTGCAGGCTCGGCTAGCACTTCAGGTATTCGACGTGCCTTTCTATCTTTTGCGTTGAATTCGAATACCCTCCCTAGTGGTGCTTATGTTACAGGGGCTAGCTTACAACTTTATGTAAATCAGCAGGCCCAATCTGCCGTGGCTGGGGATTTTACGCTCCATAAAGCCACCGCTAGTTGGGGGGAAGGTACCTCCAATTCAGATTTTCAAAGTCCCGGTCCTGGGTTCGGCATTGCGGCTGCTGTCGGAGACGCAACCTGGCAGCTTCGACAAGTCAACACGGTGGGGACTCCGCCTCTAGGCACAGCTTGGAGTGTCCCAGGTGGTGATTTTATTCCCACATCTTCTGCTGCGGTGAATATCTCAAGCACGGGATCGGTGACCTTCAGCAACGCCCAACTTGCGGTCGATGTGCAGTCCTGGATTAACAACCCCTCGAGCAACTTGGGTTGGTGTTTGAGAGGGCCTGAAAATGATCTGCTTGTTGCGCGTCGTTTTACCAGCCGAAATTCAACGAATGCTTCGCAGCGTCCGCGTTTAATACTTCAGTATGCTTTCACTATTCCCCCCACACACTTCGAGTCCTGGCTGGCCACGCACTTCCCAGATAAGCCCATCGGCTTCTTTCTCGATGAAGCGGCGGATTTGGACAACGATGGCATCTCCAATCGCCACGAGTATGCCTATGGCCTCAGCCCGGTGGTGGCGGATGAAAACAGTGGCTTCACTGTTAGCACCCTGCCTGGCAGTGGCAGCAATACCCTGCACCGGCTCACCTTCCGCCGTGACAGTGCCGCCACGGATTTGACCTACCAACTCCAAACCAGTGCCGACCTCATCAACTGGACCACCATCGCCACCAGCATTGCCGGGACCAGTGCGCTGGGCAGCAATGGTGGCAGCGTGCTTTCAGATGTCGTCCAAACGGGCACCATTCGTCTCGTGACGGTACAGGAGTCTCTGGCTCCCGTGATGAAAACACGTCGCTTCGTGCGTCTGCACGTGCAGCGCTCTTTTTGA
- a CDS encoding hydroxypyruvate isomerase family protein yields the protein MNPAPLPRRQFLNRSLGVAAVVAMLKDQAWAADTKAGKVKHSVCKWCYKDIPLETMCLAAKEIGLESIELLDPPDFATMKKHGLHCAMVSFPTAMGPDNKKIGSIPHGFNRVEHHDLLVQAYEPLLKVSAEAGFKQVICFSGNRNGMSDEQGLENCAIGLKRLLPLCEKLGVTLVMELLNSKVNHPDYMCDHSAWGVALCEKLGSPHFKLLYDIYHMQIMEGDVIATIRKQHAHFAHYHTGGVPGRAEIDDTQELHYSAIIKAIQETGYTGYLGQEFIPKKADKLASLKQAVGICSVG from the coding sequence ATGAATCCAGCCCCACTTCCGCGTCGTCAGTTTTTAAATCGTTCTCTTGGCGTGGCCGCCGTGGTAGCCATGCTGAAAGATCAAGCCTGGGCGGCGGACACTAAAGCGGGCAAGGTGAAGCATTCGGTCTGCAAGTGGTGCTACAAAGACATTCCTCTGGAGACCATGTGCCTCGCCGCCAAGGAGATCGGTCTGGAGTCCATCGAGCTTCTGGACCCACCTGACTTTGCGACGATGAAAAAGCACGGCCTGCACTGCGCCATGGTCAGCTTTCCCACAGCCATGGGGCCGGATAACAAAAAGATCGGCAGCATCCCGCACGGCTTTAATCGTGTGGAGCACCATGACCTCCTGGTGCAAGCTTACGAGCCTCTGTTGAAAGTCAGCGCTGAGGCGGGTTTTAAACAAGTCATCTGCTTCAGCGGCAATCGCAATGGCATGAGCGATGAGCAAGGCCTAGAAAACTGCGCCATCGGGCTGAAGCGCCTGCTGCCACTGTGTGAAAAACTCGGCGTCACGCTAGTGATGGAGTTGCTGAACAGCAAGGTGAACCACCCCGACTACATGTGCGATCACAGCGCCTGGGGCGTCGCCTTGTGCGAGAAGTTAGGCTCACCCCACTTCAAGCTGCTGTATGATATCTATCACATGCAGATCATGGAGGGGGACGTCATCGCCACCATTCGCAAGCAGCACGCTCACTTCGCCCATTACCACACCGGCGGCGTCCCCGGACGTGCCGAGATTGATGACACTCAGGAGCTCCACTATTCCGCCATCATCAAGGCCATCCAGGAAACGGGTTATACCGGTTACCTGGGCCAAGAGTTCATCCCGAAAAAGGCCGACAAACTCGCCTCGCTGAAACAGGCTGTGGGTATCTGCTCGGTTGGTTAG
- the holA gene encoding DNA polymerase III subunit delta, producing the protein MPPPKKTASPSQVHAILGTDDARVKEMAMKTVQRLSPPGADEFANEIVEGNADNAEHAGQICSNVIMALQTMPFFGGAKIVWLKGANFLGDNQTGKSQAAVQGFENILDVIESGLGPDVSFVLSANSIDKRRTAYKRLGKLAGIEVFDKPDTSKAGWEGAVMAHASQKARELGLTFESGALDLLVQMAGDDTRQLENEIVKIDLYLGERRRCGINTVRGLVSLSRSGVIWEIGNAIGARDLQRALELLGVLLYQGQNAIGILLGAIVPRVRSLLIVKELATKYKVNKSNYSGFTSSLDALPSSATSHLPRKKDGSGFNAYPLFLALNEAGRFTLEELHAALVACLDANVKLVTTQLDNKVVLERLLVGLLTPRVKR; encoded by the coding sequence ATGCCTCCTCCGAAAAAGACCGCCTCACCCAGCCAAGTCCATGCCATCTTGGGCACTGACGACGCCCGGGTGAAGGAAATGGCCATGAAGACCGTGCAGCGTCTCTCCCCTCCTGGGGCCGATGAGTTTGCCAATGAGATCGTCGAGGGCAATGCCGACAATGCCGAGCACGCCGGACAGATTTGTTCCAACGTCATCATGGCCCTGCAAACCATGCCCTTCTTTGGTGGGGCCAAGATCGTTTGGCTCAAGGGCGCGAACTTTTTGGGCGATAACCAGACCGGCAAATCTCAGGCGGCCGTACAGGGTTTTGAAAACATCCTTGATGTCATCGAGTCGGGTCTCGGGCCCGATGTCAGCTTTGTCCTCAGTGCCAATTCCATTGATAAGCGCCGCACGGCCTACAAACGTTTGGGCAAACTCGCGGGCATTGAGGTCTTTGATAAACCCGATACCAGCAAGGCTGGCTGGGAAGGTGCCGTCATGGCGCATGCCAGCCAGAAAGCTCGTGAACTGGGCCTCACGTTTGAAAGTGGGGCTCTGGATCTTCTGGTGCAGATGGCAGGGGATGACACGCGGCAGCTTGAAAATGAGATTGTCAAAATCGACCTCTACCTGGGCGAACGCCGCCGCTGCGGTATCAATACCGTCCGGGGACTCGTCTCCCTCAGCCGTTCCGGCGTCATTTGGGAAATCGGCAATGCCATCGGTGCTCGTGATCTCCAACGTGCATTGGAACTCCTCGGCGTGCTGCTTTATCAGGGACAAAACGCCATTGGCATCCTCCTTGGGGCCATCGTTCCCCGTGTGCGCAGCCTGCTCATCGTCAAAGAACTGGCCACGAAGTACAAGGTGAACAAGTCCAACTACAGCGGCTTCACCTCCAGCCTGGATGCCCTCCCCAGCAGCGCCACCTCGCACCTGCCCCGCAAGAAGGATGGCAGCGGCTTCAATGCCTACCCGCTTTTCCTCGCCCTCAATGAAGCGGGTCGTTTCACTTTGGAAGAACTGCACGCTGCCCTCGTCGCGTGTTTGGATGCAAATGTGAAACTCGTCACCACTCAGTTGGATAACAAAGTGGTGCTGGAGCGTCTCTTGGTGGGCCTGCTGACTCCGCGAGTGAAGCGGTAA
- a CDS encoding sigma-54-dependent transcriptional regulator translates to MPRVLIIEDEYALAAALSTVVRRLGAEPVVAASGLGGLEKAQRQKFDAVLLDIGLPDMSGLKVLATLRANPNPPPIVIITAHGTLDNALEARRLGAHDYFLKPLNLAEIQPQLRALLELPRNEAPQTAASPAPAIMIGDAPDMQRAFAIIAQACATAVPVLLTGQPGTGKTLAAEVIAAQSTPHTLVIFRSDEWPTDQAGTVLAQCLERSKGGTLLIEEVGSLSLPVQATLCRALAQAEQRILATSSLPLLEFISQGRFREDLYYLISVLHVALPPLAARTGDLPALATAMLQRAAPDRELPLALESLAALKGYDWPGNVRELVTAMQHVAAVCSAAPVLPRHLPEAISSHSQESKHLDEALRRALIAWVDQKLTCPEELIPDYDTLLAEVEKPLLAELLHRFEDKPTRLAAALNMNRATLRRKLRELLGKE, encoded by the coding sequence ATGCCACGAGTCCTGATCATCGAAGACGAATACGCCCTAGCGGCAGCTCTTTCCACCGTGGTGCGCCGCCTGGGGGCAGAGCCCGTCGTGGCAGCGTCTGGACTTGGCGGATTGGAAAAAGCCCAGCGTCAGAAGTTTGATGCGGTGCTGCTGGACATCGGTCTTCCAGACATGAGCGGCTTGAAGGTTCTGGCCACGCTGCGCGCCAACCCCAATCCGCCCCCAATCGTCATCATCACCGCACATGGCACCCTGGACAATGCCTTGGAAGCCCGCCGCCTGGGAGCGCATGACTACTTTCTAAAACCGCTGAACTTAGCGGAAATCCAGCCCCAACTGCGCGCCTTACTGGAGCTGCCCAGGAATGAAGCCCCGCAGACGGCAGCTTCACCTGCCCCAGCCATCATGATCGGTGATGCACCGGATATGCAGCGTGCCTTTGCCATCATCGCTCAGGCCTGCGCCACCGCCGTCCCGGTGCTGCTGACAGGTCAGCCCGGAACGGGAAAAACCCTCGCGGCTGAGGTGATCGCCGCCCAGAGCACTCCGCACACTCTGGTGATCTTTCGCAGTGATGAATGGCCCACGGATCAGGCGGGAACGGTGCTGGCACAATGCTTGGAAAGGTCAAAGGGCGGCACCCTGCTGATCGAAGAAGTAGGCTCCCTTTCGCTCCCTGTTCAGGCCACACTGTGCCGCGCTCTAGCCCAGGCAGAGCAACGGATTTTAGCCACCAGTTCGCTGCCGTTGCTGGAGTTCATTTCTCAGGGCCGCTTTCGTGAAGATCTGTATTACTTGATCAGCGTCCTCCACGTGGCACTGCCACCTTTAGCAGCACGAACGGGGGACTTACCAGCCTTGGCCACGGCCATGCTCCAAAGAGCCGCCCCAGACCGAGAGCTACCGCTGGCCCTAGAATCCCTAGCTGCCCTGAAAGGCTACGACTGGCCAGGGAACGTGAGGGAACTGGTCACCGCCATGCAGCATGTGGCCGCCGTCTGCTCCGCCGCTCCCGTGCTGCCCCGCCATCTGCCTGAGGCCATCAGTAGCCACAGCCAAGAAAGCAAGCATCTGGATGAGGCGCTGAGACGCGCCCTGATTGCCTGGGTAGATCAAAAACTGACGTGCCCGGAAGAGCTCATCCCTGACTACGACACGCTGCTGGCCGAGGTGGAAAAACCTCTGCTAGCAGAGCTGCTGCACCGCTTTGAGGACAAGCCCACACGCCTCGCCGCAGCGCTGAACATGAACCGAGCGACCTTGCGCCGGAAACTGCGCGAGCTGCTGGGCAAAGAATAA